A single region of the Alosa alosa isolate M-15738 ecotype Scorff River chromosome 6, AALO_Geno_1.1, whole genome shotgun sequence genome encodes:
- the mettl2a gene encoding tRNA N(3)-methylcytidine methyltransferase METTL2 produces MAAPVANGVSVEENVIEIHQTPAEQTDEDQKRPQFGTRFLTDPRQVFQHNAWDNVEWSDEQEAAARRKVQENSQPIPAEKQEEYDNHADKYWNEFYTIHENRFFKDRHWLFTEFPELAPKCRSHQSIQEGDGHPDQEEGEEDVSHQNGDCPGTSGTYRILEVGCGVGNTVFPILKTNNDPGLFVYCCDFSSTAVELVKSNPEYDSARCHAFVHDLSDESAQFPMQEGSLDVIILIFVLSALHPDKMQASICGLARLLKPGGMLLLRDYGRYDLAQLRFKKGRCLSENFYVRGDGTRVYFFTQDELHNLFCGAGLQKVQNLVDRRLQVNRGKQLTMYRVWVQCKYQKPQSDHEDSKPRTFQEYQCES; encoded by the exons ATGGCAGCCCCCGTTGCTAACGGTGTGTCTGTGGAGGAAAATGTTATCGAAATTCACCAGACACCGGCTGAACAAACAGACGAAGACCAGAAGAGACCACAGTTTGGAACTCGTTTTCTAACAGACCCTCGTCAGGTCTTCCAGCATAATGCATG GGATAACGTCGAGTGGTCAGATGAGCAAGAGGCAGCTGCACGGAGGAAAGTCCAGGAGAATAGCCAGCCTATCCCGGCTGAAAAACAAG AGGAGTATGACAACCATGCAGACAAGTACTGGAATGAATTCTACACTATCCACGAGAATCGATTCTTTAAAGACCGCCACTGGCTCTTCACGGAATTTCCTGAGCTGGCCCCAAAGTGTAGGTCCCACCAGTCAATTCAGGAAGGGGACGGACACCCTGACCAGGAGGAAGGCGAGGAAGACGTCTCCCACCAGAATGGAGACTGTCCTGGGACATCTGGCACATATCGCATTCTGGAA GTGGGCTGTGGTGTGGGAAACACAGTCTTTCCCATCCTAAAGACCAACAA tgACCCGGGACTGTTTGTTTACTGCTGTGATTTCTCCAGCACAGCGGTGGAGCTGGTCAAG TCAAACCCAGAGTATGATTCTGCTCGCTGCCACGCTTTCGTTCATGACCTGAGTGATGAGTCAGCCCAGTTCCCGATGCAAGAGGGGAGTTTAGACGTCATCATACTCATCTTTGTCTTGTCTGCTCTACATCCCGATAA GATGCAGGCATCCATATGTGGGCTTGCTCGGTTGTTGAAGCCGGGTGGGATGCTGTTGCTAAGAGACTATGGCCGATATGACCTGGCCCAGCTACGCTTCAAGAAAG GGAGGTGTTTGTCTGAAAACTTCTATGTGCGAGGAGATGGCACACGAGTGTATTTCTTTACTCAAG ATGAGCTCCACAACTTATTCTGTGGTGCCGGACTGCAGAAGGTGCAGAACTTGGTAGACCGGCGACTGCAGGTGAACCGTGGCAAGCAGCTGACCATGTACAGAGTCTGGGTCCAGTGCAAGTACCAGAAGCCCCAATCAGACCATGAGGACTCAAAGCCAAGGACCTTTCAGGAGTATCAGTGTGAAAGCTAG
- the tlk2 gene encoding serine/threonine-protein kinase tousled-like 2 isoform X1 codes for MMEELHSLDPRRQELLEARFTGVGVARGSGHNESSNQSLCSVGSLSDKELETPEKKANDQRTRKRKGDMFDNQGKGTRGLKISDYFEFAGGSGAGTSPARCIPPVVRSSPQHSLSNPPAAVQQGSPSSLSSINTEHSFCSLKSISAHCQHRATQSDLTMEKLAALESSKSSDLEKKEGRIDDLLRVNCDLRRQIDEQQRMLERCKERLNKCVTMSKKLLIEKSKQEKIACREKSMQDRLRLGHFTTVRHGASFTEQWTDGYAFQNLVKQQERVNSQREDIERQRKQLAKRKPPSVSQTPPPSLEPNKRKSKSNGAENELLSLAEYHEQEEIFKLRLGHLKKEEAEIQAELERLERVRNLHIRELKRIHNEDNSQFKDHPTLNDRYLLLHLLGRGGFSEVYKAFDLTEQRYVAVKIHQLNKSWRDEKKENYHKHACREYRIHKELDHPRIVKLYDYFSLDTDSFCTVLEFCEGNDLDFYLKQHKLMSEKEGRSIIMQVVNALKYLNEIRPPIIHYDLKPGNILLVNGTACGEIKITDFGLSKIMDDDNYGVDGMELTSQGAGTYWYLPPECFVVGKEPPKISNKVDVWSVGVIFYQCLYGKKPFGHNQSQQDILQENTILKATEVQFPPKPGVSPEAKAFIRRCLIYRKEDRIDVHQLASDPFLLPHIRKSVTSTGNSGTALASTSSSSNSSASN; via the exons atgatgGAGGAACTGCACAGTCTGGATCCACGACGCCAGGAGCTTCTAGAGGCCCGCTTCACTGGGGTCGGAGTTGCCAGG GGCTCTGGTCATAATGAGTCATCCAATCAGAGTCTTTGCAGCGTCGGGTCACTCAGCGATAAAGAACTGGAG ACTCCGGAAAAGAAGGCAAATGATCAGAGAACccggaagaggaaaggagacatGTTCGACAACCAAG GGAAAGGGACCAGAGGTCTCAAGATTAGTGATTATTTCGAG TTTGCAGGTGGCAGTGGGGCTGGTACCAGTCCGGCTCGGTGCATCCCCCCCGTGGTGCGGTCGTCCCCGCAGCACTCGCTGTCCAACCCTCCCGCCGCT GTGCAGCAGGGCAGTCCATCCTCTTTAAGCTCAATAAACACAGAGCACTCCTTCTGCTCCCTGAAATCCATAAGCGCTCACTGTCAACACAGAgcaacacag TCTGACCTGACCATGGAGAAGCTGGCTGCCCTGGAGAGCAGCAAGAGCTCCGACCTGGAGAAGAAAGAGGGGCGCATCGACGACCTGCTGAGG GTAAACTGTGATTTGCGAAGGCAGATTGATGAGCAGCAGAGGATGCTAGAACGCTGCAAAGAACGCCTGAACAAGTGTGTGACCATGAGTAAGAAGCTGCTCATTGAAAAG TCAAAGCAGGAGAAGATAGCTTGTCGGGAGAAGAGCATGCAGGACCGACTGCGGTTAGGCCACTTCACCACTGTCCGACACGGAGCGTCCTTCACTGAGCAGTGGACCGATGGCTACGCCTTTCAGAACCTCGTCAA gcagcaGGAGCGGGTGAACTCTCAGAGGGAAGACATCGAGAGGCAAAGGAAGCAGCTGGCCAAGAGGAAACCACCCAGCGTCTCGCAGACCCCACCCCCCAGCCTGGAGCCCAACAAGCGCAAGAGCAAGAGCAACGGAGCAGAGAACGAACT GTTATCACTAGCAGAGTATCACGAGCAAGAGGAGATCTTCAAACTACGCCTCGGCCACCTAAAGAAG GAGGAGGCTGAGATCCAAGCAGAACTGGAACGGTTGGAGCGGGTACGGAACCTACACATCCGGGAGCTGAAGCGAATCCACAATGAAGATAATTCCCA GTTTAAAGACCACCCAACGTTGAACGATCGCTACCTGCTCTTGCACCTACTGGGACGAGGAGGCTTCAGTGAAGTCTATAAG GCCTTTGACCTCACAGAGCAGAGGTATGTTGCTGTGAAGATCCACCAGCTCAACAAGAGCTGGAGAGATGAGAAGAAGGAGAACTACCACAA ACATGCCTGTCGAGAATACAGAATTCACAAGGAACTGGACCACCCCAGAATAGTCAAACTATACGATTACTTCTCCCTGGATACGGACTC GTTCTGCACAGTTCTAGAGTTCTGCGAGGGGAACGACCTGGACTTCTACTTGAAGCAGCACAAGCTGATGTCTGAGAAGGAGGGCCGTTCCATCATCATGCAGGTGGTCAATGCACTCAAGTACCTGAACGAGATCCGGCCCCCCATCATCCATTACGACCTGAAGCCAG GTAATATCCTCCTGGTTAATGGAACTGCCTGCGGGGAGATTAAGATCACCGACTTTGGCCTCTCGAAAATCATGGACGATGACAACTACGGAGTGGACGGCATGGAGCTGACCTCCCAGGGAGCCGGCACCTACTG GTACTTGCCTCCAGAATGTTTTGTGGTGGGAAAGGAACCACCCAAAATTTCCAACAAGGTAGATGTCTGGTCAGTTGGAGTCATATTCTATCAGTGCCTCTATGGGAAAAAG CCGTTTGGACATAACCAGTCTCAGCAGGATATCCTTCAGGAAAACACCATTCTGAAGGCCACAGAGGTCCAGTTTCCACCCAAACCGGGCGTTTCACCAGAGGCCAAG GCCTTCATCCGCCGCTGTCTCATCTACCGCAAGGAGGACCGCATCGATGTCCACCAGCTGGCCAGCGATCCCTTCCTCCTGCCTCACATCCGCAAGTCGGTGACCAGCACCGGGAACTCTGGGACAGCGCTGGCCTCCACAAGCAGCTCCTCCAACAGCAGCGCTTCAAACTGA
- the tlk2 gene encoding serine/threonine-protein kinase tousled-like 2 isoform X2 gives MMEELHSLDPRRQELLEARFTGVGVARGSGHNESSNQSLCSVGSLSDKELETPEKKANDQRTRKRKGDMFDNQGKGTRGLKISDYFEFAGGSGAGTSPARCIPPVVRSSPQHSLSNPPAAVQQGSPSSLSSINTEHSFCSLKSISAHCQHRATQSDLTMEKLAALESSKSSDLEKKEGRIDDLLRVNCDLRRQIDEQQRMLERCKERLNKCVTMSKKLLIEKSKQEKIACREKSMQDRLRLGHFTTVRHGASFTEQWTDGYAFQNLVKQQERVNSQREDIERQRKQLAKRKPPSVSQTPPPSLEPNKRKSKSNGAENELLSLAEYHEQEEIFKLRLGHLKKEEAEIQAELERLERVRNLHIRELKRIHNEDNSQFKDHPTLNDRYLLLHLLGRGGFSEVYKAFDLTEQRYVAVKIHQLNKSWRDEKKENYHKHACREYRIHKELDHPRIVKLYDYFSLDTDSFCTVLEFCEGNDLDFYLKQHKLMSEKEGRSIIMQVVNALKYLNEIRPPIIHYDLKPGNILLVNGTACGEIKITDFGLSKIMDDDNYGVDGMELTSQGAGTYW, from the exons atgatgGAGGAACTGCACAGTCTGGATCCACGACGCCAGGAGCTTCTAGAGGCCCGCTTCACTGGGGTCGGAGTTGCCAGG GGCTCTGGTCATAATGAGTCATCCAATCAGAGTCTTTGCAGCGTCGGGTCACTCAGCGATAAAGAACTGGAG ACTCCGGAAAAGAAGGCAAATGATCAGAGAACccggaagaggaaaggagacatGTTCGACAACCAAG GGAAAGGGACCAGAGGTCTCAAGATTAGTGATTATTTCGAG TTTGCAGGTGGCAGTGGGGCTGGTACCAGTCCGGCTCGGTGCATCCCCCCCGTGGTGCGGTCGTCCCCGCAGCACTCGCTGTCCAACCCTCCCGCCGCT GTGCAGCAGGGCAGTCCATCCTCTTTAAGCTCAATAAACACAGAGCACTCCTTCTGCTCCCTGAAATCCATAAGCGCTCACTGTCAACACAGAgcaacacag TCTGACCTGACCATGGAGAAGCTGGCTGCCCTGGAGAGCAGCAAGAGCTCCGACCTGGAGAAGAAAGAGGGGCGCATCGACGACCTGCTGAGG GTAAACTGTGATTTGCGAAGGCAGATTGATGAGCAGCAGAGGATGCTAGAACGCTGCAAAGAACGCCTGAACAAGTGTGTGACCATGAGTAAGAAGCTGCTCATTGAAAAG TCAAAGCAGGAGAAGATAGCTTGTCGGGAGAAGAGCATGCAGGACCGACTGCGGTTAGGCCACTTCACCACTGTCCGACACGGAGCGTCCTTCACTGAGCAGTGGACCGATGGCTACGCCTTTCAGAACCTCGTCAA gcagcaGGAGCGGGTGAACTCTCAGAGGGAAGACATCGAGAGGCAAAGGAAGCAGCTGGCCAAGAGGAAACCACCCAGCGTCTCGCAGACCCCACCCCCCAGCCTGGAGCCCAACAAGCGCAAGAGCAAGAGCAACGGAGCAGAGAACGAACT GTTATCACTAGCAGAGTATCACGAGCAAGAGGAGATCTTCAAACTACGCCTCGGCCACCTAAAGAAG GAGGAGGCTGAGATCCAAGCAGAACTGGAACGGTTGGAGCGGGTACGGAACCTACACATCCGGGAGCTGAAGCGAATCCACAATGAAGATAATTCCCA GTTTAAAGACCACCCAACGTTGAACGATCGCTACCTGCTCTTGCACCTACTGGGACGAGGAGGCTTCAGTGAAGTCTATAAG GCCTTTGACCTCACAGAGCAGAGGTATGTTGCTGTGAAGATCCACCAGCTCAACAAGAGCTGGAGAGATGAGAAGAAGGAGAACTACCACAA ACATGCCTGTCGAGAATACAGAATTCACAAGGAACTGGACCACCCCAGAATAGTCAAACTATACGATTACTTCTCCCTGGATACGGACTC GTTCTGCACAGTTCTAGAGTTCTGCGAGGGGAACGACCTGGACTTCTACTTGAAGCAGCACAAGCTGATGTCTGAGAAGGAGGGCCGTTCCATCATCATGCAGGTGGTCAATGCACTCAAGTACCTGAACGAGATCCGGCCCCCCATCATCCATTACGACCTGAAGCCAG GTAATATCCTCCTGGTTAATGGAACTGCCTGCGGGGAGATTAAGATCACCGACTTTGGCCTCTCGAAAATCATGGACGATGACAACTACGGAGTGGACGGCATGGAGCTGACCTCCCAGGGAGCCGGCACCTACTGGTGA